A genomic window from Lotus japonicus ecotype B-129 chromosome 1, LjGifu_v1.2 includes:
- the LOC130728536 gene encoding KH domain-containing protein At4g18375-like: MTGQRGSYGKRSHSQSDSDHHNGGGNRNKRRNPGGDDQQSHIGPDDTVYRYLCPIRKIGSVIGRGGDIVKQLRAETKAKIRIGETLPGCDERVVTIYSSSEETNDVEDSGEPISPAQDALYRVHQRVIAEDQRYSEDEMEEDGANQVTAKLLVPSDQIGCVIGKGGQIVQSIRSETGAQIRILKDDRLPPCALSNDELVQISGEAAVVKKALVQIATRLHDNPSRSQHLLTSAAPGVYAAGGPMVPAAGPPIMGMAPLVGAYGGYKGDVGDWSRSMYSAPRDEGSMREFSVRVVCPTGNIGGVIGKGGAIINQIRQDSGATIKVDSSATEGDDCLIAISTKEFFDDSFSPTIEAAVRLQPRCSDKVERDSGIVSFTTRLLVPSSRIGCLIGKGGTIITEMRRLTKANIRILPKEDLPKIASEDDEMVQISGDLDVAKDALVQVLTRLKANLFDKERAVPGFLPVMPYLPASVDGSDGLNYDSRDGKRHGRGHSYSSGYGGLSDLPPGDSYGSYGSPQVGSGGPYGAYGSYGLGRTSTSGLSSQNGVSRRRNPGY, from the exons ATGACCGGTCAACGCGGTTCTTACGGCAAACGCTCCCACTCCCAATCCGACTCCGACCACCACAACGGCGGCGGTAACAGGAACAAACGCCGGAACCCTGGCGGCGACGACCAGCAATCCCACATCGGCCCCGACGACACCGTCTACCGCTACCTCTGCCCCATTCGCAAGATCGGCAGCGTCATCGGCCGCGGCGGTGACATCGTCAAACAGCTCCGGGCCGAAACCAAGGCCAAGATCCGCATCGGCGAGACACTCCCTGGATGCGACGAACGTGTTGTTACCATCTACAGCTCCTCTGAGGAGACTAACGATGTTGAGGACTCCGGCGAACCTATCTCCCCGGCGCAGGATGCGCTCTATAGGGTTCACCAGAGGGTGATTGCTGAAGACCAGCGCTACAGTGAGGATGAGATGGAAGAAGATGGAGCGAACCAGGTCACTGCGAAGCTTCTGGTTCCGTCTGATCAGATCGGTTGCGTGATTGGAAAAGGTGGCCAGATTGTTCAGAGTATTCGGAGTGAAACCGGAGCGCAGATTCGGATCCTTAAGGATGATCGCTTGCCTCCTTGCGCCTTGAGCAACGATGAACTTGTTCAG ATTTCTGGGGAGGCTGCGGTTGTGAAGAAAGCACTGGTTCAAATTGCAACTCGGCTTCATGACAATCCGTCACGTTCTCAGCATCTGCTTACTTCTGCGGCTCCTGGTGTTTATGCAGCTGGCGGTCCAATGGTGCCGGCTGCAGGCCCTCCAATTATGGGGATGGCTCCTCTTGTGGGTGCTTATGGGGGCTATAAAGGTGATGTTGGAGATTGGTCAAGGTCCATGTATTCAGCCCCTAGGGATGAAGGGTCTATGAGGGAGTTTTCGGTTCGAGTTGTTTGTCCAACCGGAAACATTGGGGGAGTGATAGGTAAGGGTGGTGCTATAATAAATCAAATTAGACAGGATTCTGGTGCTACGATCAAAGTTGATAGTTCAGCAACTGAAGGAGATGACTGCTTAATAGCCATTTCAACAAAAGAG TTCTTTGACGATTCTTTCTCCCCGACAATTGAAGCAGCTGTGCGTTTGCAACCCCGGTGCAGTGATAAAGTTGAAAGGGATTCAGGGATTGTCTCTTTTACTACCCGGTTACTGGTGCCATCCTCACGAATTGGTTGCCTTATTGGTAAAGGAGGAACTATCATAACTGAAATGAGGAGGCTTACGAAAGCTAACATCCGCATCCTACCTAAGGAAGATCTTCCTAAAATTGCATCTGAAGATGATGAAATGGTGCAG ATATCTGGAGACCTTGATGTTGCCAAGGATGCTCTCGTGCAAGTGCTTACACGCCTAAAAGCAAATCTTTTTGATAAGGAGCGGGCTGTTCCAGGATTCCTTCCTGTAATGCCATATCTCCCTGCTTCTGTTGATGGATCAGATGGTTTGAACTATGACAGTAGAGATGGTAAACGGCATGGACGTGGACATTCTTACTCTAGTGGCTATGGAGGCTTAAGTGATTTGCCACCGGGTGACAGTTATGGAAGCTATGGAAGTCCACAG GTTGGTAGTGGTGGTCCTTATGGAGCTTATGGAAGTTATGGTTTGGGACGGACCAGTACTTCTGG ATTGTCTAGCCAGAATGGTGTTTCTCGGAGGAGAAACCCAGGATACTAA
- the LOC130728538 gene encoding casparian strip membrane protein 1 isoform X1, with protein MVDKKGRHTIGSVSGCGYLNLCMATNQHYYCMDEFEESAYKCPVFSHSSSSIHSILSKSFEELRFILVTIPSFEIKMKSSPAELISEAKSSTQNSKMKRAVSVLDFILRLIAVVATLASAIAMGTTDESLPFFTQFIRFRAEYDDLPTLRLFVVASAFASGYLILSLPLSILHITRSSARRTRVILIILDMVMLTSLTAASSAAAAIVYLAHKGNAKANWFAFCQQYDSFCERISGSLIGSFIAIPLFIMLILFSALVLSKR; from the exons ATGGTGGACAAAAAGGGGAGACACACCATTG GTTCAGTTTCTGGATGTGGATATCTTAATTTATGCATGGCAACTAATCAGCATTATTATTGCATGGATGAATTTGAAGAGAGTGCCTATAAATGCCCAGTATTCTCCCATTCAAGTTCATCAATACATTCTATCCTTTCAAAGTCTTTTGAAGAATTGAGGTTCATATTAGTCACAATTCCTTCATTTGAGATAAAAATGAAGTCAAGTCCTGCTGAGCTAATTAGTGAGGCAAAGAGTTCCACCCAAAATAGCAAGATGAAGAGGGCAGTGTCTGTGCTTGATTTCATTCTGAGGCTAATTGCAGTTGTTGCCACCTTAGCAAGTGCCATTGCAATGGGAACAACGGATGAGTCACTTCCCTTCTTCACTCAGTTCATTCGGTTCAGGGCTGAgtatgatgatcttcctacttTGAG GCTTTTTGTAGTTGCCAGTGCATTTGCAAGCGGCTATCTCATTCTTTCCCTACCATTATCCATCTTGCATATCACAAGGAGCAGCGCTCGAAGGACTAGAGTTATCTTGATTATCTTGGATATG GTAATGCTAACTTCATTGACAGCTGCATCTTCTGCAGCAGCAGCTATTGTTTATTTGGCTCACAAGGGGAATGCCAAAGCAAATTGGTTTGCCTTTTGCCAACAGTATGACTCTTTCTGTGAGCGCATATCTGGATCTTTGATTGGATCCTTCATTGCAATTCCACTGTTCATCATGCTGATCCTTTTCTCTGCTTTGGTTCTCTCAAAACGTTAA
- the LOC130728538 gene encoding casparian strip membrane protein 1 isoform X2, which translates to MATNQHYYCMDEFEESAYKCPVFSHSSSSIHSILSKSFEELRFILVTIPSFEIKMKSSPAELISEAKSSTQNSKMKRAVSVLDFILRLIAVVATLASAIAMGTTDESLPFFTQFIRFRAEYDDLPTLRLFVVASAFASGYLILSLPLSILHITRSSARRTRVILIILDMVMLTSLTAASSAAAAIVYLAHKGNAKANWFAFCQQYDSFCERISGSLIGSFIAIPLFIMLILFSALVLSKR; encoded by the exons ATGGCAACTAATCAGCATTATTATTGCATGGATGAATTTGAAGAGAGTGCCTATAAATGCCCAGTATTCTCCCATTCAAGTTCATCAATACATTCTATCCTTTCAAAGTCTTTTGAAGAATTGAGGTTCATATTAGTCACAATTCCTTCATTTGAGATAAAAATGAAGTCAAGTCCTGCTGAGCTAATTAGTGAGGCAAAGAGTTCCACCCAAAATAGCAAGATGAAGAGGGCAGTGTCTGTGCTTGATTTCATTCTGAGGCTAATTGCAGTTGTTGCCACCTTAGCAAGTGCCATTGCAATGGGAACAACGGATGAGTCACTTCCCTTCTTCACTCAGTTCATTCGGTTCAGGGCTGAgtatgatgatcttcctacttTGAG GCTTTTTGTAGTTGCCAGTGCATTTGCAAGCGGCTATCTCATTCTTTCCCTACCATTATCCATCTTGCATATCACAAGGAGCAGCGCTCGAAGGACTAGAGTTATCTTGATTATCTTGGATATG GTAATGCTAACTTCATTGACAGCTGCATCTTCTGCAGCAGCAGCTATTGTTTATTTGGCTCACAAGGGGAATGCCAAAGCAAATTGGTTTGCCTTTTGCCAACAGTATGACTCTTTCTGTGAGCGCATATCTGGATCTTTGATTGGATCCTTCATTGCAATTCCACTGTTCATCATGCTGATCCTTTTCTCTGCTTTGGTTCTCTCAAAACGTTAA
- the LOC130728537 gene encoding pentatricopeptide repeat-containing protein At5g15300 yields the protein MIRKTRATTITNLVTLKQIHALIIINGFTSNISFLRKLVSAAATSLVGPRAAATVAEYAHQMFAQIPQPDTFMWNTMIRGSSQSLDPLRAVALYTQMDHRSVKPDHFTFPFVLKACTKLLWVNTGSAVHGRVFRLGFGSDRFVRNTLLVFHAKCGDLKVATEIFDDSDKGDVVAWSALIAGYAKRGDLKVARRLFDQMPVKDLVAWNVMITGYAKQGEMVSARKLFDEAPVRDVVSWNAMIAGYVLCNLNQPALDLFDEMSGIGVRPDEVTMLSLLSACVELGDLENGRKMHAKVMEMSRGVLSTLLGNVLVDMYAKCGSIGEALHVFWSIRDKDVTSWNSVIGGLAFHGHAEESLGLFREMLKSKICPNEITFVGVLVACSHAGKVDEGYQYFDLMRSEYKIEPNIRHCGCMVDMLGRAGLLKEAFDFIASMKIEPNAIVWRTLLGACKVHGDMELAKHANEKLLQMRTDQSGDYVLLSNTYASRGEWDGVAKVRKLMDDSGVTKNRGSSFVEAYT from the coding sequence ATGATCAGAAAAACAAGAGCCACCACCATTACCAACCTCGTAACCCTCAAACAGATCCACGCTTTAATCATCATCAACGGTTTCACTTCAAACATTAGTTTCCTCAGAAAACTTGTCTCCGCCGCCGCCACGTCACTGGTGGGCCCCAGAGCCGCCGCCACCGTCGCAGAATATGCACACCAAATGTTCGCTCAAATTCCCCAACCAGACACCTTCATGTGGAACACCATGATCCGAGGCTCATCTCAGAGCCTCGATCCCCTGCGGGCGGTGGCATTGTACACCCAGATGGACCACCGTTCTGTGAAGCCTGATCACTTCACCTTCCCCTTCGTCCTCAAGGCTTGCACCAAGCTTCTCTGGGTCAACACCGGTTCAGCGGTTCATGGTCGGGTTTTCAGGCTGGGGTTTGGTTCAGACCGGTTTGTGAGGAATACCCTTTTGGTATTTCACGCTAAATGTGGAGATTTGAAGGTTGCCACTGAAATATTTGATGATTCGGATAAGGGTGATGTGGTTGCTTGGTCTGCACTTATTGCTGGGTATGCTAAACGAGGGGATTTGAAGGTTGCGCGCAGGTTGTTTGATCAAATGCCTGTCAAAGATTTGGTTGCATGGAACGTGATGATCACCGGGTATGCCAAGCAAGGGGAGATGGTTAGCGCAAGGAAGCTTTTCGATGAGGCTCCCGTGAGGGATGTGGTTAGTTGGAACGCAATGATTGCTGGTTACGTGCTTTGCAACTTGAACCAACCGGCATTGGATTTGTTTGATGAGATGAGTGGAATCGGGGTTCGCCCGGATGAAGTGACAATGCTGAGCTTGTTGTCTGCTTGTGTCGAGTTAGGGGATTTAGAAAATGGTCGAAAGATGCATGCCAAGGTCATGGAGATGAGCAGGGGAGTGTTGAGCACGTTGTTGGGGAATGTTCTTGTTGATATGTATGCTAAGTGTGGAAGCATTGGAGAAGCGCTTCATGTGTTTTGGTCAATAAGAGATAAAGATGTGACCTCGTGGAACTCGGTGATTGGCGGGTTGGCTTTTCATGGCCATGCTGAGGAATCACTTGGTCTGTTTAGGGAGATGCTAAAGAGCAAGATTTGTCCAAATGAGATCACATTTGTTGGTGTTTTGGTAGCTTGCAGTCATGCAGGGAAAGTTGATGAGGGTTATCAATATTTTGATCTTATGAGAAGTGAGTATAAGATTGAGCCAAACATTAGGCATTGTGGGTGCATGGTGGACATGCTAGGACGTGCGGGACTTTTGAAGGAAGCATTTGACTTCATAGCCTCCATGAAGATTGAACCTAATGCAATTGTTTGGAGGACTTTGCTTGGGGCTTGCAAAGTTCATGGGGATATGGAGTTGGCAAAACACGCGAATGAGAAGCTGCTTCAAATGAGAACGGACCAGAGTGGTGACTATGTGCTGTTGTCAAACACATATGCTTCTCGAGGTGAGTGGGATGGGGTTGCGAAGGTAAGGAAGTTAATGGATGATAGTGGTGTGACAAAAAATCGTGGTTCAAGCTTCGTTGAAGCATATACCTGA
- the LOC130732350 gene encoding NAC domain-containing protein 100-like translates to MRSMENTSGQRKEDQKFELPPGFRFHPTDEELISHYLTKKVVDSCFIAMAIAEVDFNKCEPWDLPGLAKTGETEWYYFCLRHRKNPTGLRTNRATDAGYWKATGKDKEIITMENALIGMRKTLVFYKGRAPNGEKTNWVLHEYRLEAKAKHAEYNNLPKPEKSEWVICKVFKKSPCGNKIHIPTFGRFNSFREDQETHDNIEAPSLDFSSSLDKANPAFSNQCTMMTHQIGKSQSQCSNYFLPEEHSMFRSGKQNENEEFSLGRDFDADSDIPSLVYNNNNDMFQRWFGNQEHSSASSGNLDIDCLWNQITD, encoded by the exons ATGAGATCAATGGAGAATACTTCCGGACAAAGAAAGGAAGATCAAAAGTTTGAATTGCCACCGGGTTTTCGATTTCATCCAACAGATGAAGAGCTCATAAGCCACTACCTCACCAAGAAGGTAGTTGACAGTTGCTTCATTGCTATGGCAATTGCTGAAGTTGATTTCAACAAGTGTGAGCCATGGGATTTGCCTG GGTTGGCTAAAACGGGTGAAACAGAGTGGTATTATTTTTGTTTGAGACACAGAAAAAACCCAACTGGTTTAAGAACAAACAGAGCCACTGATGCTGGATATTGGAAGGCCACAGGCAAAGACAAGGAGATAATAACCATGGAAAATGCTTTGATTGGAATGAGGAAAACACTGGTTTTCTACAAGGGAAGAGCTCCAAATGGTGAAAAGACCAATTGGGTTTTGCATGAATACAGATTGGAAGCAAAAGCAAAACATGCTGAATATAATAATCTTCCTAAACCTGAAAAG AGTGAATGGGTTATCTGCAAAGTCTTTAAGAAGAGTCCTTGTGGAAACAAAATACATATTCCAACATTTGGAAGGTTCAACTCCTTTAGAGAGGATCAGGAAACACATGATAACATAGAAGCTCCTAGCTTGGACTTTTCATCTTCTTTGGATAAAGCAAATCCTGCATTCTCCAACCAATGCACAATGATGACACATCAAATTGGGAAGTCACAATCACAGTGCTCAAATTATTTTCTCCCCGAAGAACATTCCATGTTCAGGAGTGGGAagcaaaatgagaatgaggagTTTTCTCTGGGAAGAGACTTTGATGCTGATAGTGATATCCCCTCTTTGgtatacaacaacaacaatgacaTGTTTCAAAGGTGGTTCGGGAATCAAGagcattcttcagcttcttcagGGAATTTGGACATTGATTGCCTGTGGAATCAAATCACTGATTAA
- the LOC130728539 gene encoding transcription factor MYB16-like: protein MGRSPCCEKVGLKKGPWTPEEDQKLLAYIEEHGHGSWRALPAKAGLQRCGKSCRLRWSNYLRPDIKRGKFSLQEEQTIIQLHALLGNRWSAIATHLSKRTDNEIKNYWNTHLKKRLIKMGIDPVTHKPKNDALHSSIDNGHSKVAANLSHMAQWESARLEAEARLVRESKLRSHLGTSSSILPSPSSSSLNKHDTVKAWNNGSSVVGDLESPKSTLSFSENNNNNHNDNNVAPIMIEFVGTSLERGIVKEEGEQEWKGYKDGMENSMPFTSTTFHELTMTMEATWPPSDESLRTITTAATTAARAHVLGDPVVQEGLTDLLLNSNSDDDRSLSPEGGGESNSGDGGDGCGSDFYEDNKNYWNNILNLVNSSPTNSPMF, encoded by the exons ATGGGACGATCACCATGCTGTGAAAAAGTTGGTTTGAAGAAAGGACCATGGACTCCAGAGGAAGATCAGAAGCTCTTGGCTTACATTGAAGAACATGGCCATGGAAGCTGGCGTGCTTTGCCTGCAAAAGCTG GACTTCAAAGGTGTGGCAAGAGCTGCAGATTGAGATGGAGCAATTATCTAAGGCCTGATATCAAAAGGGGAAAGTTCAGCTTGCAAGAagaacaaaccatcattcaactgcATGCACTCCTAGGGAACAG GTGGTCAGCAATAGCTACACATCTTTCAAAGAGAACAGATAATGAGATCAAGAACTACTGGAACACTCATCTAAAGAAAAGGCTAATCAAAATGGGAATTGACCCTGTGACTCACAAGCCCAAGAATGATGCCCTTCACTCTAGCATCGACAATGGCCATTCCAAGGTTGCAGCCAACCTCAGCCACATGGCTCAGTGGGAGAGTGCAAGGCTTGAGGCTGAAGCAAGGTTGGTCAGAGAATCTAAACTACGTTCACACCTTGGAACAAGCTCTTCTATCTTACCATcaccatcctcatcatcattGAACAAACATGATACAGTGAAAGCTTGGAACAATGGTAGTAGTGTTGTTGGTGACCTTGAATCTCCTAAGTCTACCTTATCTTTCTCagagaataataataataatcataatgaTAATAATGTGGCACCAATTATGATAGAGTTTGTGGGGACTTCTTTAGAGAGAGGAATTgtgaaagaagaaggtgagcaAGAGTGGAAAGGATACAAAGATGGCATGGAGAATTCAATGCCTTTCACCTCTACTACCTTTCATGAGTTGACAATGACCATGGAAGCCACATGGCCACCTTCTGATGAGTCTTTGAGGACCATTACTACTGCTGCTACTACAGCTGCTCGTGCACATGTCCTTGGAGACCCGGTTGTTCAGGAAGGGTTGACCGATCTATTGCTGAATTCTAACTCCGATGATGATCGGAGTTTGTCGCCGGAGGGTGGTGGAGAGTCTAatagtggtgatggtggtgatggTTGTGGCAGTGACTTCTATGAAGATAACAAGAACTATTGGAACAATATTCTTAATTTGGTGAACTCTTCCCCTACTAATTCACCTATGTTTTGA